tggccactcttccgtaaagcccagctctgtggagtgtacggcataaagtggtcctgtggacagatactccaatctccgctgtggaactttgcagctccttcggggttatctttggtctctttgctgcctctctgattaatgccctccttgcctggtctgtgagttttggtggttgGCCCTCTCTTGGAAGGTTTGTTGTGgttccatattctttcaattttttaataacggATGTAATGGTACTCAGTGGGCTGTTCAAAgttaggatatttttttataacccaaccctgatctgtacttctccataacggtgtacctgacctgtttggaaagctccttggtcttcatattgccgcttgcttggtggtgcctcttgcttagtggtgttgcaatctcttgggcctttcagaacaggtgtatatatattgagatcatgtgacacttgcacacaggtggacattgcacacaggtggattgCACACAggagattgcacacaggtggacattatttaactaattatgtgacttctgaaggtaatttatTGTAccggatcttatttaggggcatcatacatatgcacgcaccacttttccgttttaaaagttaattttttcatttcacttcaccaatttggactattttgtgtatgtccattacatgaaacccaaataaaaatatatttacatttcaggttgtaatgcaacaaaataggaaatacaccaagggggatgaatacttttgcaaggcactgtacatataatttatttttatgtcCCAAAtgttatgtagcaactgcagattgcccctttaaggtggCGATCCctcactgtctctgtcctgtgtgtTCCAGTGATCATCATGTGCATGCACTCTGCTCTGATTGGTGGGGAGCAGCAGACAGCCTTCCTGCTGAAGGCCCATGAGATGGGTCTGACGAAGGGCCGCTACGTGTTTGTCCCCTACGACACCCTGCTCTACAGCCTGCCCTACTCCAACACATCCTACTTCCCCCTGCAAAACAACACCAAGCTGCGGCAGGCCTACGACGCCGTGCTCACCATCACTGTGTCCTCAGATCTGATGTCATTCAACGAGGCGTTCAACATGGCCAAGAGGTTTGAGGAACTCACCATATCACTGGTCCCACAGCAGGTGAGGAGGGTGATTCTTGATATTTTCAATTGTGGGATGTGAGTGGATTCCATCTGAATTTCAATTGATTGTTatgttattacattgttattacaatagtattataaatatgcCATTGATTGTATTTATTGAACATTGGTTATGTAGAGAAACACCATATGTCATTTGATATACAATTTTTMGGGGGGTGAGTTTTAGATCAGTGTATCACTCTCAGTTTGAGAAAAGCTAATCATTTTAACCAAATAAACCATTTATCAATGGCCTTGCATTCCAGGTCAACCCCCTGTTTGGAACCATCTACAACAGTATTTACGTCCTAGCCAAAGCCATGCACAATGCCAGGAGAGCTGGCCAGTGGCTCTCCGGGACCAACCTAGCTTATTTCACCAGGAACATGACGTTCTCTGGCTTCAACCAGAAGATCAAGATAGACACTGAAGGGGAGAGCCAGACCAACTATGTCATCCTGGACTCCGACGGATGGGAGGGTCAGCTGTACCGCTCCTATCTGGTGGACCTGAGCGCTGACATGGTCCGCTTTGCAGGAAAATCCATTCATTTCCCTGGGGGTTCCCCTCCCCCCTCAGACTCCAGCTGTTGGTTTGAACCAAACACAATCTGCACTGGAGGTAGAGCACTTGTTTGTCTGTTAGTTTGTGTCTTTCATTCTTCCATCACACAACCAAACTATGTATTTAGTCTCCATGTCTTACCTGTGTCTCAGGTGTGGAGATAACCTACGTCATAGTGGTGGTTGTGATCATCTTCATTCTGATCGTGGGAGGACTTGGTCTAAGTCTGTTCGTAAGGTAACTCTTCTCACTgtcctgttcatctgtttctTACTGTATTTGTATGCTGTTTAGcggaggtgtggactcgagtcacatgacttggactctgagtcagactcgagtcacaaatatgatgacttgcaactcgactttgactttaacaccaatgactcgtgacttaacttggacttgagccttttgactcgacctgacttgataccctccccaagcccagatattaaaaatgatgctattaaaaatagtgtgcagcgcatcaactcttcatttaacagattacagtttgaatcggacagtagccaatcaaattgtgccagctgagaaaaagttgcgtGTGGCAGTGCAGAgaaacgtcggcgggtgaattcagatggatcccttggaaagatgataccccaaattattattttcggatataaagactacgatgtatcaacaaaaaacggattgcaacttgcaaaacatgctggaagaaaattacagacggaggcgcaacaacttccgaactttgttcgacatttgaagctgcacaaagaacggtaaatcgtggctaatatagcagacagctatataatttatatatttgcTAGTGTAGCCTGTAGGCTAacataacgttaaatcaatgagcctccacacagtcagtcagtgcgggaacgtgaacattgcacccaagattgagctacaactggctagacagttggtagcctaaatcctgcctgatgttactgatgttcctaaaaccattgacatacgttagactactgtgtgtgtgtgtgtgtgtgtgtgtgtgtgtgtgtttgtttgtttgtttgtttgtttgtttgttaaggttgggcgattgtgtacaagcctacatcgcccgattgcgccccatagcgatcctcgatagtctATCGCTatggggggtctttctcatggttaaccatgtatttccatgaaatataaagtttatttggaaagtaataaatatatatatattttttaaagcattcatgatttgcgtcaatgtaatatactaactattactcttgttaaaaatatgaagtggtattacatttggtgaagagcacattatgacttgtttggGACTctaaactcaaagtttaggacttgagacttgacttgagacttgtcggttttgacttgagacttgactcggacttgcctgtcttgacttgagacttgacttgggacttgagtgctaagacttgagacttacttgtgacttgtaaaacaatgacttggtcccacctctgctgtTTAGATACATAGAGACTAAAAACCCAGACAGAGATAGTTGCTATTGCTTTGCTGTGACCTTGGCTGacatgctctctgattggctggtaGGAGGAGAATCCAGCAGATCCAGTTGGTGAAGGGGCCCAATCGGATCCTACTGACTCTAGAGGACCTCACGTTCATCAACCCTCAACTTAGCAAGAGGGTAAATATATTTCCCCATGTGATTCTCTACAACATTACCTCtttctgatatactgtatgttcagtcATCTATTTTATGCCTCATAGAAAATCACTCTAGAGGACCTGAGTGAATCTAAAAGTGCAATAGACAACAACAGTATGCATTCAGGAGACCCGCACCACTCTGTGAACAGCATCACTACCGCAACACATGACACCACAAATGTAGCTGTCTATGAGGTAGGTTGACGACGTTGACCGTTGAACAACAAGTCGACTTTTCATCCCTATCCTAAAATATTTCAATGAGACTTGTAGAGAATGGAGCCAGAATAAAACCACATTTTCTTTCATTTCTTCAAAGGGCGactgggtgtggctgaaaaagtttgaagAAGGACATTTCAAGGAAGTCAAGCAGAGCACCACCAAGATCTTTACAAAGGTAAAACCAAAACATAACAACAGTAAGTTCAAGCACAAGTACAGTGAATTGCTTACGAGCTCtactcaacagtgcagtaatKAATTTCTAAAACAgtataaaaatctaaaataaatatatactgtgtatatataataaagaaaacatgagaaataagagatgaagctatatacagggtcagtgccaataccatatttacaatgtataGAGTCATGTCTGGGATGTGGGTTTGTTTTTGTTAACTTTGGGGTCTTAATTCTGTGTGAATGTGTCCAGATGAAGGATCTGCGAAATGAGAACATCAATCCGTTCCTGGGGTTTTTCACAGACTGTGACATGTTTGCCGTGGTGACGGAGCATTGTTCCCGTGGCAGTCTGCAGGACCTCCTGAGGAACGATGACGTCAAGCTGGAGTGGATGTTCAAGTCTTCTCTGTTGCTGGACCTAATCAAGGTATAACATGTTTGACACATCATGTTGCAAAACTTTTTCCACAAGTCTAATTTGTCCCAATAAGATAAAAAATATCTTCTAAAAACTTTCGGCCAGCAGTTCATGTTTCGGCCAGCAGATCAaacgtttaaaatgtttttctggTACTTTGTCATAAGTAACACCAATGGTTTACCAGTTCTGATCATATTGGCCTCTCAGGGTATGAAgtatctgcaccatcgagagttcCCTCACGGTCGGCTGAAGTCACGGAACTGTGTGGTGGACGGTCGCTTTGTCCTCAAGATCACAGACTACGGCTTTAACGAGCTGCTGGAATCCCAgaaatcccccaaaaatctagTTCCACCTGAAGGTAACATCTATGCCTAGATCTGCActtttgtttttgaaaatgttcaCTCTTCCATATCACGTTATCACGTGTGGTCAAcaacatattttttgtttgttaatgCCTTGTTAGAGTTGTTTGAAAATAATTGATAGTTACACTTCAGATTGTTTTGCATGAGTGGGGTTTTGGACCGCTTGGTGACATCATAACAAAGAGAGTTTGCCCTCCTCTCTGCCAATAGCAGTTTCTTTGCAGGTTACACATCCCTCCCACTAGGCTCCTCCAGTTAGGCCCCTCTCTCAGACCACTCCATAACAGTCCTGGCAAAATTCTTGCTTAGAAATTGCATTTaactaagaagctatttttgtttgtttttgactattttaattgaaaacaatcacagtaaggtacttaattgttacacagATATTATTTGATATcaagataaaaatggctgcattggacctttaacgaTGGACTTGACACACATTCATTTGTATTTCTAGTTTGTGAATATAATCTACGTCATTTAGATTCTGTATGCTTCCCAGGTGCTGCATTTAACTACCTTGCCAATATCGTGACCCTGTGCCTCTCTATCTCAGATCAGTTTTggacagctccagagttcctccgaGACGTGGAGAACTCTCGGAAGGGGACCTATAAAGGAGATGTGTATAGTTTTGCCATTATACTCCAAGAGGTGGTTGTCCGAGGACTTCCATATTGCATGCTGGGTCTGACTCCTGCGGGTAGGTCTGgggaatacaaaacaagaaaaaccaTACAATCCACTCTTAGAGGCATTTTTTTGTTTTAGCTTGAGGTCATTTTTCTGTCATCTGTGAATCAACatcaattgattgatttgttaTACTGGTATCTATCGAGGAATGTCAGAGTTGTAAATTACAATAATTCCCCTATCTACAGTGTATAATGTAGCTACATATTGTACATACAGAATTTCTGCTMTGCTTTGACAAGCTGTCTAGTACCAGCGTACAATAAACTGTGTAATGAGTTGTTATGCTCCCGTGCTGCTGTACAGtataacctctctcctctctttctctctccctcacaatcAGAGATCATCCGTAAGGTGAAGAAGCCTCCTCCCATGTGCAGGCCCACGGTGGCCCCAGATCAGGCTCCTATGGAGTGTATCCAGCTGATGAAACAGTGCTGGAGCGAACAGCCTGACCGCAGACCAGCCTTCGATGAGATCTTTGACCAGGTCAGAAACCCTCATTTGTCTCTATGGTTATCTGCTGTCAGTGTCATAGCAGGGTAATGCAGGGAATATGTCTGGGTAATTATGAGCTGTGGACAGCAGAAATTGGTCTGTCAGCACTCATTGGCCATGTccgaaatctgtcttgcctactgCTTAATAAAacaacatactgtgtactaatcgtaTTACATACTGTTTAGAACGTACTGTTTAGGGAAAATGAATGCAGTAAGCAACATATATTAACATACTAGGCTCACCCATCCTGAGAATGTCATCTAATAATGCTCAATTGCGTTGATTCccaatcattcattcatttattcaggTACAGCGCGTTCCCTTCTCTCATTATCAGCTGATTATCAGCTCTTGTCAAACACACATGAGTCTggaatagggttgcaaaattaaaagaactttcaataaattccctggtctTCCTGAAATTCCGGTTGGAGGATTCACGGAATCAGGAGGGAGTAAGCAGGAAATGCGGAATCCTCcacccaggatttctggaaaaccagggaatttattgaaagttcacgGGATTGTGCAACCCTCGTCTGAAAAGAcaattctcttcctcaatagtgtgcagcgtattctactagatgaaaagctGTGTAATTTAACATCCTGGCATATAAAGCATACTTTATTTTTGACATTTCAAGTACTataaaactttttatttttgtataccTAAAATGCAAACGCTGCGCagttttgcaggccttctcatacagctgcaactgtatatgcattcgtaaatcaagacctttcttgagttgggctctggaaTGGTAcaactgttgagaatgtgagtctatggttgttgtgtgggaaaggggttgagtgtgtgtgagtgtgtgtgtgtgtgtgtgtgtatcccgcaactgttgcgagggagtaaaatatgttagggacaatataggatgattcacaataactgtttgctaatataataattgcttgccataatctaattttggtaatggcgagACTAGTGAGCGGTAAAAATCCTTTGgataaattgcctacattactacaaatattaatagctaattatggaaaataagataaacaggatttttaaagtatgtatgtgtatatatatatagatagatatatattttttaatggctatatataatacaaatcgaggtgagggttgatctacttctgttctgtgggtggcactgtgctCTTTCTGAAGGATGGGTCCCGGTGTCTCCGGGGCTATGGGATCCGgggggtcgggggtggtctgcAGGGcactgggatgacaacccaactcgggatgaggaggggttttagcgggtggaatagtggggaccaattggaggtttacttagtagcaatgcaaatatcatggtacagctatatagacactcaatcatcatgttactttttaatggtacgtttacaaacatatattttcatacatagaattgaaagttgtgtctcattatggtaagtggtgaaataagtatagccagttataattggaatggcttagcagataataagaaaagacMatcagtatttacctggctaaaagagaaggaatataatatctattgtttacaggaaactcattcaacaattttagatgaagttttgtggaaaaaggactgggtgggcaaaatatatttctcccatgggcaaagaaattcaaaaggggtgatgatattaattaacagtcattttgatccaaatgtgcaaattgtccaaacagatcaggaAGGTAGATGGATCATTTTAaataatatgttattggacaataaacatatatggcttattaacctatacggtccaaataatgatgatccaagcttctttgaaaatatatataagaattgatCAACTCTGCAGGCAACACTAGActatattattatggtgggagattttaatacggtcttaaatacctctatggaccggaaaggaaatcacactacaaactatcaccctcaggcacttaaggaaatcatgaatgtcatggatatattggaactagtggatatatggaggcttaaatactctgacctagtgagatatacatggcggaggctcaatcaagctagtcgtcttgtaCCTTTTTATGTCATTAACAAactgttgataggggacagaatgcagttagatcatcacatttatttatttaactaggcaagtcagttgagaacaaatttttatttacaataacagcctaggaacagtgggttacctgccttgttcaggggcagaatgacagatttttaccttggaaGCTCGCGATTTGatctagcaatctttcggttattggcccaacactctaaccactaggctacctgccgcctcatcacataattggcatatatattactcttacagaatttccacgtgggcgaggatattggaaatttaatcaaagcctactgaaTGATAGCATGTTtataactaggacagaagaatttataactgactttttctgacataacataggtacagcagatccccttattgtatgggacacttttaaatatgcatttagaggccatgcaattcagtactcatctataaaacaaaagcaatttagatcaagagtccatattaacaaaggaaattgaaggacgaacagaacagatagatagaaatagaaactgtaccatagaggcacagaattagttagaggaaaaacaaaaagaaatggaggaatttattcaagaaagatccagtgtaatatattataaaaaataaggcgaactggatggaatatagGGAAAAATGCaccattctttttcaatcttcaacatagaaatgctaccaatttttttttattgaaacttgttacaagtGATAGAGTcacatgattcaccaaatgatattttggaagaggaagtaaagtactttaagaatatgtttttgaTTAAGTcgcctccatctccactaaccgaagctaattgtatggattttttccctgttaataatgtaaaattaacatctatAAAGAAAGACTCGTGTGAAGGCCAAATTGCAGAGGAGGAATttattgatgcaattaaagcctttaaggctgggaaaactccagggctggatggcataccagtggaagaataccaaactttttttaatatactcagaggaccattattagaatgttttaaccactcctatataaatagtagattatcggacacgcaacaagaaggtctgatttcattattactgaaacaagaTCCaagtgatatacagtgccttgcgaaagtattcatcccccttagcgtttttcctattttgttgcattacaacctgtaatttaaatagatttttatttggatttcatgtaatggacacacaaaatagtccaaattggtgaagtgaaatgaaacctaggaagaaacctagagaggaaccaggctatgaggggtggccagtcattttctggctgtaccgggaacatggccaagatgttcaaatgttcataaatgaccagcatggtcaaataatagtaatcacagtgaacaggtcagggttccatagccgcaggcagaacagttgaaactggagcagcagcacggccaggtggactggggacaacaaggagtcctcatgccaggtagtcctgaggcatggtcctagggctcaggtcctcctccgagagaaagaaagaaagaaagaaagaaagagagaattggagagagcatacttaaattcacacaggacaccggataagacaggagaaatactccagatataacagactgaRCCTAGCCCCCCgatacataaactactgcagcataaatactggaggctgagacaggaggggtcaggagacactggccCCACCTGATGaaacccccagacagggccaaacaggcaggatataaccacacccactttgccaaagcacagtccccacaccactagagtgatatcttcaaccaccaacttaccatcctgagtcaaggccgagtatagcccacaaagatctccgccacggcacaacccaagggtcAGGGACAACTTTGTGGAGAAGtaaagatcagggttgggttataaagaaagatccaaaactttgaacatcccactgagcaccattaaatccattataaaaaatggaaagaatttggcaccccaacaaacctgccaagagaaggccaACTACCAAAacccacagaccaggcaaggagggtattaatcagagaggcaacaaagagaccaaagataaccctgaaggagctgcaaagctccacagcggagattggagtatctgtccataggaccactttaagccgtacactccacagagctgggctttatggaagagtgtccagaaaaagcTATTGCTTctagaaaaaataagcaaacatgtttggtgttcgccaaaaatcatgtgggagattccccaaacatatggaaaaaggtactctggtcagatgagacaaYaaattagctttttggccatcaaggaaagcgctatatctggtgcaaacccaacacctctcatcaccccaagaacagtgaagcatggtggtggcagcatcatgctgtggggatggttttccattggcagggactgggaaactggtcagaattgaaggaatgatggatggcgctaaatacagggaaattcttgagggaaacctgtttcagtcttccagagatttgtgactgggacggaggttcaccttccagcagggcaataatcctaagcatactgctaaagcaacactcaagtggtttaaggggaaacattcaaatgtcttggaatggcttaaTCAAatctcagacctcaatccaattgagaatctgtggtatgacttaaagaatgctttacaccagcggaacccatccaacttgaaggagttggagcagttttgccttgaagaatgggcaaaaatcccagtggctagatgtgccaagcttatagagacatactcaaagagacttgcagctgtaattgctgcaaaacaaaaacaaagtacTGACTTGGMgggggtgaatagttatgcacaagttttctgttttttttgtcctatttcttgtttgtttcacaataaaaaatattttgtatcttcaaagtggtaggcatgttgtgcaaatcaaatgatacaaaccccccaaaaatctattttaattccaggttgtaaggtaacaaaataggaaaaatgccaagggggtgaatactttcggaagccactgtatataaagttccagtccatttaaaaaattggaggcctcttacacttcagtgttgtgatgcaaaatgtAAAGCTAAATGCTTGGCACGTGAGAATTTtaaaggtattgtcagatattattcatcctagtCAGACAGGTTTTTAACATGGATGGTACATTGGAggtaatataagacaagtactggaaacaatagaatattatgaaatatcggggacaccagccctggttttcatagctgattttgaaaagacttttgataaagtacgactggagtttatatataaacgcctagaatatttcaattttggagaatctcttaaaTAATGGGTTAAAGGtgtgtatagtaaccctaggtgtaaaatactAAATAATGGCTACagctcagaaagttttaaactgtcaagaggagtaaaaaaaggttgtccactattggcatgtctatttattattgccatcgaaatgttagctgttaaaattagacaataatattaagggattagaaatccatggcttaaaaacaaaggtgtcattgtacgctgatgatacatattttcttttaaaattgcaattagaatccctccacagcct
This genomic interval from Salvelinus sp. IW2-2015 linkage group LG22, ASM291031v2, whole genome shotgun sequence contains the following:
- the LOC111982532 gene encoding retinal guanylyl cyclase 2; protein product: MQHIPLNVRGVLWDLSNYPYGPIFKSRHSLATLPFYNFLLWVLLGVLTFPCSVQCLIFKVGVLGPWNCDPVYSKALPALAAKLAVGRINEDFSLDLGSKLDFVILQEACETSKALTTFVYYEKMVDGFVGPTNPGYCDAASLLGKNWDKAIFSWACINYELDRIKSYPTFARTLPSPTRVLFTVLKHFSWANIGIVSSNEDIWIDTAGRVANSLRSQGLPVGIVASVGMNETEMESTLSRIQAAGEIKVIIMCMHSALIGGEQQTAFLLKAHEMGLTKGRYVFVPYDTLLYSLPYSNTSYFPLQNNTKLRQAYDAVLTITVSSDLMSFNEAFNMAKRFEELTISLVPQQVNPLFGTIYNSIYVLAKAMHNARRAGQWLSGTNLAYFTRNMTFSGFNQKIKIDTEGESQTNYVILDSDGWEGQLYRSYLVDLSADMVRFAGKSIHFPGGSPPPSDSSCWFEPNTICTGGVEITYVIVVVVIIFILIVGGLGLSLFVRRRIQQIQLVKGPNRILLTLEDLTFINPQLSKRKITLEDLSESKSAIDNNSMHSGDPHHSVNSITTATHDTTNVAVYEGDWVWLKKFEEGHFKEVKQSTTKIFTKMKDLRNENINPFLGFFTDCDMFAVVTEHCSRGSLQDLLRNDDVKLEWMFKSSLLLDLIKGMKYLHHREFPHGRLKSRNCVVDGRFVLKITDYGFNELLESQKSPKNLVPPEDQFWTAPEFLRDVENSRKGTYKGDVYSFAIILQEVVVRGLPYCMLGLTPAEIIRKVKKPPPMCRPTVAPDQAPMECIQLMKQCWSEQPDRRPAFDEIFDQFKLINKGKKTNIIDSMLRMLEQYSSNLEDLIRERTEELEVEKQRTEKLLSEMLPPSVAEALKTGATVEPEYFDQVTIYFSDIVGFTTISSLSDPIEVVDLLNDLYTLFDAVLSNHDVYKVETIGDAYMVASGLPKRNGNKHAAEIANMSLNILSSVGTFQMRHMPGVPVRIRIGIHSGSCVAGVVGLTMPRYCLFGDTVNTASRMESTGLPYRIHVNMSTVKILRSLNEGYKIDVRGMTELKGKGIEETYWLVGKENFTKPLPNPPEIKPGDNWQEMVTDEIKTIFRKANREVDKPKI